From Bacillus pumilus, one genomic window encodes:
- a CDS encoding PLP-dependent aminotransferase family protein, whose protein sequence is MYIYLDRSSTTPLWQQIVTGIIQQIHSQKLNPDDQLTPTRVLAQELNVSRSTIQLAYDELLARGYVSTSRRGGTKVISSDHYAASTPHQSEPPFPLPVRPHFQEAEKQMDHWLSANQFHEKLDIDFRHQEPAIDEHFQNIWKRSLTKALQRLDMKDWGYSSPHGLWEVRSEIRQYLSVERGIDVEENQMVLTGGTQQAIDLISQVLLKKGDTVAVEDPGFPGARLSFMYREMNIYPAPVDEEGIMVNTVPRQTKLIAVTPSHQRPTGVCMSVNRRQQLLKFAVSHQSYILEDDFDGDYRYHGGPLPSLFSEAPDHVIYILSFSKVLTPGIRLAAIIGSKAVIKEIASLQSLIQRQLPIMEQITLASFFREGEFTRYVRRMRQLYKKRQAAMMDALLTQHFDKHFHIYGTDTGLHVFLEGAPDFDEKGSIEAAKAAGVGIYPLSPYCFESNRKGLLLGFACTDENMIQEGVRRLKQILYM, encoded by the coding sequence ATGTATATTTATTTAGACCGCTCAAGTACAACCCCGCTCTGGCAGCAAATCGTGACTGGAATCATTCAACAAATTCATTCACAAAAACTGAATCCTGACGATCAGTTAACACCAACACGGGTATTAGCACAGGAGCTCAATGTATCAAGATCAACTATACAGCTTGCCTATGATGAACTGCTGGCAAGAGGATATGTCAGCACATCTAGAAGAGGCGGTACAAAGGTCATTTCGAGTGACCACTATGCAGCCTCCACTCCCCATCAAAGTGAGCCGCCTTTCCCTCTTCCTGTAAGACCACACTTTCAAGAGGCGGAGAAACAAATGGACCACTGGCTGTCGGCCAATCAATTTCATGAGAAACTCGATATTGATTTTCGACATCAGGAGCCAGCCATCGATGAACATTTTCAAAATATATGGAAACGGTCGCTCACGAAAGCATTACAGCGATTAGATATGAAAGATTGGGGCTATTCCTCCCCGCACGGATTATGGGAAGTACGTTCAGAAATACGCCAATACTTATCTGTAGAACGCGGAATCGATGTAGAAGAAAATCAAATGGTGTTAACAGGTGGCACGCAGCAAGCCATTGATTTGATTTCACAGGTATTGCTTAAAAAAGGCGATACAGTAGCTGTTGAAGATCCAGGCTTTCCTGGGGCAAGGCTTTCATTTATGTATCGTGAAATGAACATTTATCCCGCACCCGTCGATGAAGAAGGAATCATGGTGAATACAGTGCCACGGCAAACAAAGCTGATTGCGGTGACGCCCTCCCATCAGCGTCCAACCGGTGTATGTATGAGTGTCAACAGAAGGCAGCAGCTGCTGAAATTTGCTGTCAGCCATCAGTCTTATATACTAGAGGATGATTTTGATGGAGATTATCGTTATCATGGCGGACCGCTTCCTTCATTATTTTCAGAAGCACCCGACCATGTGATTTACATCTTAAGCTTCTCCAAGGTGCTGACACCCGGCATCCGCCTTGCTGCCATTATCGGCTCCAAAGCGGTCATAAAAGAAATCGCTTCCCTGCAATCACTCATTCAAAGACAGCTGCCCATTATGGAACAGATCACGCTCGCTTCTTTTTTCAGAGAAGGAGAATTCACGCGATATGTCAGGCGAATGAGACAGCTGTATAAAAAAAGACAGGCTGCCATGATGGATGCCCTTTTGACACAACACTTTGACAAGCACTTTCATATCTATGGAACCGATACGGGTCTTCATGTCTTTTTAGAAGGAGCGCCAGACTTTGACGAAAAAGGCAGTATTGAAGCAGCCAAAGCAGCGGGCGTTGGCATTTATCCATTAAGTCCTTATTGTTTTGAGAGCAATCGAAAGGGATTACTGCTAGGCTTCGCCTGTACGGACGAAAACATGATTCAAGAGGGTGTCCGCCGCTTAAAGCAAATACTTTATATGTAA
- a CDS encoding iron chelate uptake ABC transporter family permease subunit, translating into MHKKRTLCLIAAIAAVLIVIFITFQMGYWPYTVPSRLKKVLAMTLTGGAIAFSSVVFQTLTNNRILTPSILGLDALYLFLQTAIIYLFGSANFMIVNKNLNFFLCVGLMILFSVLLYTVMFKRKNKHIFLLLLVGIVFGTLFKSLSSFMEMLIDPNEYQVVQDKSFASFNHMNTDILLIASVLFAALCLYIWTFRSKLDVMSLGKEHAVNLGIDYDSITKKMLIVIAVLVSIATALVGPITFLGLLVVNVARELFRTYRHTYLLLGSFFISVIALVGGEFLVEKVFTFQTPLSVLIDLVGGLYFIYLLLKESRSWS; encoded by the coding sequence ATGCATAAGAAACGTACATTATGCCTGATTGCAGCCATTGCAGCCGTGCTGATCGTGATTTTCATTACCTTTCAAATGGGGTACTGGCCGTACACAGTGCCAAGTCGTTTAAAGAAAGTGCTGGCGATGACATTGACGGGAGGCGCGATTGCCTTTTCATCTGTTGTCTTCCAAACCTTGACCAACAATCGAATCTTAACGCCGAGCATACTGGGTTTAGACGCACTGTACTTGTTTTTGCAGACAGCGATTATTTATCTGTTTGGCTCGGCCAATTTTATGATCGTCAATAAAAACCTGAATTTTTTCCTTTGCGTTGGGCTGATGATTCTATTTTCTGTGCTGTTATATACGGTGATGTTCAAACGCAAAAATAAACACATTTTCTTGCTTCTGCTTGTTGGTATTGTCTTTGGGACATTGTTCAAAAGCCTTTCTTCTTTTATGGAAATGCTGATTGATCCAAATGAATACCAGGTCGTACAAGATAAATCCTTTGCAAGCTTTAATCACATGAACACAGATATCTTACTCATTGCTTCTGTTTTATTTGCGGCGCTGTGCCTTTACATTTGGACATTCCGCTCCAAATTAGATGTCATGTCACTTGGGAAGGAGCATGCGGTGAATCTGGGAATTGACTATGACAGCATCACAAAAAAGATGCTGATCGTGATAGCCGTTCTTGTGTCCATCGCAACAGCACTTGTCGGACCGATTACGTTCCTTGGCTTACTCGTCGTGAACGTGGCAAGAGAGCTATTTCGTACATACCGGCATACGTACTTGCTGCTAGGCTCTTTTTTCATCAGTGTGATTGCCCTTGTAGGCGGGGAGTTTCTTGTCGAAAAGGTATTTACTTTTCAAACGCCGCTGAGTGTCCTGATTGATTTAGTAGGCGGATTGTATTTTATTTACTTACTTTTAAAGGAGAGTCGTTCATGGTCGTGA
- a CDS encoding ABC transporter permease: MKLYQLSLLFVCLACVSLFVGVQDLSILQMFHLTDEQLHTLVSSRIPRLMSIVLAGMSLSLCGFIMQSMTRNKFVSPTTAGTMDWAKLGILAAMLVFTHASPLMKMGIAFLFTLAGNLLFLKILRHIKVNDTIYVPLVGLMFGGIVSSISTFIAYKYDLIQNVSAWLQGDFSLIVQGRYELLYVSVPLLIIAYLYADRFTVAGMGESFAINLGLTYKRVMAVGLVIVSMITSVTILTVGMLPFLGLIIPNIVSIYRGDHLKKSLPHTALLGAIFVLICDVLGRVIIYPYEISVGLMVGIVGSAIFLYMLLRRKRYA, encoded by the coding sequence ATGAAGTTGTATCAATTAAGTTTATTATTTGTATGTTTGGCATGTGTATCACTGTTTGTCGGTGTACAGGATCTGTCCATTTTACAGATGTTTCATTTAACAGATGAACAATTACATACGTTAGTTTCAAGTCGCATCCCGCGTCTCATGAGTATTGTGCTTGCTGGCATGAGCCTTAGTTTATGCGGCTTTATTATGCAAAGCATGACGAGGAATAAATTTGTTTCACCAACCACTGCAGGAACGATGGATTGGGCGAAGCTTGGTATTTTAGCAGCAATGCTTGTTTTTACACATGCGAGCCCGCTCATGAAAATGGGAATCGCGTTTCTATTTACTTTAGCTGGGAATCTTCTTTTCTTAAAAATCCTGCGGCATATTAAGGTGAACGATACGATCTATGTACCGTTAGTCGGCTTAATGTTTGGCGGGATTGTCAGTTCAATATCTACGTTTATAGCCTATAAATATGATCTGATCCAAAACGTATCTGCATGGCTTCAAGGGGATTTTTCTCTTATTGTTCAGGGGCGTTATGAACTGCTCTATGTGAGTGTTCCACTATTGATCATCGCGTATTTATATGCTGACCGCTTTACAGTGGCGGGTATGGGTGAGAGCTTTGCCATCAACTTAGGTTTAACGTATAAACGTGTGATGGCGGTTGGTTTGGTGATCGTTTCGATGATTACATCTGTCACCATATTAACTGTCGGAATGTTGCCATTCCTAGGCTTAATCATTCCGAATATTGTATCGATCTACCGCGGCGATCACTTGAAAAAGAGCCTTCCTCATACAGCCTTACTAGGAGCCATTTTTGTTCTGATTTGTGATGTGCTCGGAAGGGTGATCATTTATCCATATGAAATTTCAGTTGGGCTCATGGTAGGCATCGTCGGAAGTGCGATCTTCCTGTACATGTTATTAAGGAGGAAACGCTATGCATAA
- a CDS encoding barstar family protein, giving the protein MKKVQLDGASCRSQEELHDQLKTVLHLPDYYGENLDALWDCLTGEVNLPIELTWVNFETSKDALGEYAESVRQLFQEAEEELKGQFQVSIQ; this is encoded by the coding sequence ATGAAAAAAGTGCAGCTGGACGGCGCATCGTGCAGGTCGCAAGAAGAGCTTCATGACCAACTAAAAACAGTTTTACACCTTCCTGACTATTACGGGGAAAATCTTGATGCCCTATGGGACTGTTTGACAGGAGAAGTAAATCTTCCAATAGAGCTGACATGGGTAAATTTTGAAACGAGCAAAGACGCTCTTGGCGAGTATGCAGAAAGCGTAAGGCAGTTATTTCAAGAAGCAGAAGAGGAATTGAAAGGACAATTTCAAGTGAGCATTCAATAA
- a CDS encoding D-TA family PLP-dependent enzyme: MTYDELDTPALLIDKRVMMENLAAMQQYADRQQVKLRPHTKTHKTPSLAKVQEEMGASGLTVAKVGEAEVMAAHGLTDIFIANQIVGETKLKRIRKLAESIQISFGIDCVEHVHQIEHVFRGAEKKAEVLIEIEVGEERSGVIEESDFRQILQAIQTCDFVHLKGIFSHDGHTYKAESKAHCQTLYEDAVNRTLQFAQIAKEAGMLLEVVSIGSTPPFLFQFDIPKGVTEIRPGTYIFMDASQSNVIGTFSHCAAAVLTTVISKPTKARVITDVGAKGLTAQTRTKGLTKTKGLGKVKDYDDVFVSSVFDEHAIIYHEGFRQTVQIGEKVQIIPNHICPAVNLHEKAYLIQDGEVVEELEIACKGKLQ; encoded by the coding sequence ATGACTTATGATGAACTAGATACACCGGCGCTATTAATTGATAAACGGGTAATGATGGAGAATCTAGCTGCTATGCAGCAATATGCGGATCGTCAGCAAGTCAAACTGCGTCCTCATACGAAAACACATAAAACACCTAGTCTTGCGAAGGTGCAGGAGGAGATGGGCGCATCTGGCTTAACTGTAGCGAAAGTAGGAGAAGCGGAAGTAATGGCGGCGCATGGGCTGACAGATATCTTTATCGCCAATCAAATTGTAGGCGAGACAAAGCTCAAGCGAATTCGAAAGCTGGCAGAGTCGATACAAATTTCATTTGGAATAGATTGTGTAGAGCATGTGCATCAAATTGAACATGTCTTTCGTGGAGCAGAGAAAAAAGCGGAGGTTCTAATTGAGATAGAAGTTGGAGAAGAAAGATCTGGTGTCATTGAAGAGAGTGATTTCCGTCAAATCTTGCAGGCGATTCAAACATGTGACTTCGTTCATTTAAAGGGGATTTTTTCTCATGATGGACATACATATAAGGCGGAAAGTAAAGCGCATTGTCAGACATTATACGAAGACGCTGTGAATCGCACGCTTCAGTTTGCACAGATTGCGAAAGAAGCAGGCATGCTGCTAGAGGTGGTGAGCATTGGATCAACACCGCCGTTCTTATTTCAATTTGATATTCCAAAGGGAGTCACCGAAATCAGACCAGGCACTTACATCTTCATGGATGCCTCTCAATCCAATGTGATCGGCACTTTTTCACATTGTGCGGCAGCTGTGCTGACGACGGTGATCAGTAAGCCAACAAAGGCTCGTGTCATTACAGATGTTGGAGCCAAAGGGCTCACGGCTCAAACCCGTACAAAAGGGCTGACGAAAACAAAAGGACTAGGCAAAGTAAAAGACTATGATGATGTATTTGTTTCAAGTGTATTTGATGAGCATGCCATCATCTATCACGAAGGCTTCCGTCAGACTGTCCAGATCGGTGAGAAGGTGCAAATCATTCCAAATCATATTTGTCCCGCTGTCAATCTCCATGAAAAAGCATATCTCATTCAAGATGGTGAAGTAGTCGAAGAGCTTGAGATTGCTTGTAAAGGTAAACTTCAATAA
- the lepB gene encoding signal peptidase I produces MKKKPLLWLMIITGIVLLFQVKNFMFVTYKVEGVSMDPTFTDGTELLINKFSPKLTKISRFDYVLFHGPKNQILIKRVIGLPGETIKYEDDQLFVDGEKKKEPYLKEQKKHKMGNVLTGDFQLKAITGDDKIKNNHYFVVGDNRIHSFDSRHFGTISKDQVVGVKRNTSE; encoded by the coding sequence ATGAAAAAGAAGCCATTGCTATGGTTGATGATTATTACAGGCATCGTCTTATTGTTCCAAGTAAAGAATTTCATGTTTGTCACGTACAAAGTAGAAGGGGTTAGTATGGACCCAACTTTTACAGATGGAACAGAATTATTAATCAATAAGTTCTCGCCAAAACTCACGAAAATTAGCCGGTTTGATTATGTGTTATTTCACGGACCTAAAAATCAAATCTTGATCAAACGGGTCATTGGACTCCCAGGAGAAACGATCAAGTATGAAGATGATCAGTTATTTGTCGATGGTGAAAAAAAGAAGGAACCTTATTTAAAAGAGCAGAAAAAACATAAAATGGGGAACGTCCTGACAGGAGATTTTCAGCTGAAAGCCATCACAGGAGACGATAAAATCAAAAACAATCATTACTTTGTGGTTGGAGATAACCGAATACATAGCTTTGACAGCCGGCATTTTGGCACCATTTCAAAGGATCAAGTCGTCGGTGTCAAAAGGAATACCAGCGAATAA
- a CDS encoding LCP family protein, with amino-acid sequence MKEKTRSKRRLRPWVKAVLFIMAFVMVMAVSVTGYAYYKISKASDKAQVSLERGDTSQKRVKAFDPGKDSFSVLLLGIDSRPGETVDEARSDAVLLAAVNRTEKTIKLLSIPRDSYVDIPGRGYDKIAHAHAFGSADLSVKTVENLLNIPVDYVISGNFKAFQDIVDELNGIDVTIEDEGIAKQMEKDSKGKVHVQTGAHTLNGEEALAFVRTRKADSDLMRGKRQMEALQAIFEKSKSISSIPSYDNIIDTLSDNVSTNLTMKQFIGLFPLLSSLKSVDTIQLKGHDYQPGNVYYFELDGAGLDEVRTELREQLELS; translated from the coding sequence ATGAAGGAAAAAACAAGATCAAAAAGAAGGCTGAGACCTTGGGTGAAAGCCGTGCTGTTTATCATGGCTTTTGTCATGGTGATGGCAGTGTCCGTGACAGGATATGCTTACTATAAAATTTCAAAAGCGTCGGATAAGGCACAAGTGTCATTAGAAAGAGGAGACACCTCGCAAAAGCGTGTGAAAGCTTTTGATCCAGGAAAAGACAGCTTCTCGGTGCTGCTGCTTGGAATTGACAGCCGTCCAGGTGAAACGGTAGACGAAGCAAGAAGTGATGCGGTCTTACTGGCGGCGGTGAACCGAACAGAGAAAACCATCAAGCTCCTCAGTATTCCTCGTGATTCTTATGTTGATATACCGGGAAGAGGATATGATAAAATCGCCCACGCCCATGCGTTTGGGAGTGCAGATTTGTCAGTCAAAACGGTCGAAAACCTGCTGAACATTCCTGTAGATTATGTGATTTCAGGGAACTTTAAGGCGTTTCAAGACATTGTGGATGAGTTAAACGGAATTGACGTCACGATTGAAGATGAAGGTATCGCAAAACAAATGGAAAAGGATTCAAAGGGAAAAGTTCATGTGCAGACAGGCGCCCATACATTAAATGGTGAAGAAGCATTAGCCTTTGTGAGAACGAGAAAGGCAGACAGTGACCTCATGCGCGGAAAGCGCCAAATGGAAGCACTTCAAGCCATCTTTGAAAAATCTAAATCCATTTCTTCGATCCCGTCATATGATAACATCATTGATACACTTAGTGATAACGTCTCAACCAATCTGACTATGAAGCAGTTTATCGGTCTTTTCCCGTTATTGAGCTCATTGAAATCAGTGGATACCATTCAGCTAAAGGGCCATGATTATCAGCCTGGGAATGTGTATTACTTTGAGTTAGATGGCGCTGGATTAGACGAAGTGAGAACAGAGCTGAGAGAACAGCTTGAATTATCATAA
- a CDS encoding siderophore ABC transporter substrate-binding protein — translation MKKWIWMMTVLTAIVVLAACGNQGKTEGTKEETVTVKDMLNKDGVKIKKNPKKVVVFDMGSLDTLDKLGVDVTALPKQVVPKYLSKYEGDKYENVGGLKEPNFEKIAELDPDLIIIQNRQSDAFDEFSKIAPTILMDVDTANYMESFKKNATTLGEIFDKEDEVKKELAAIDQKVDALKKQAKELKQNGLMIMANDSKMTAFGAKSRYGLIHDVFGITPADQKLEPSDKHGQSISYEYMVKTNPDYLFVIDRGAAIGEETSAKQLVENDYVKSVKAVKNNHVVYLNSDMWYLSGGGLESLTAMIDEVKQGIDQK, via the coding sequence ATGAAAAAATGGATTTGGATGATGACTGTATTAACAGCGATTGTTGTACTCGCTGCCTGCGGGAACCAAGGAAAAACAGAAGGAACAAAAGAGGAAACCGTCACGGTAAAAGACATGCTGAATAAAGATGGCGTGAAGATCAAGAAAAACCCGAAAAAAGTCGTCGTGTTTGATATGGGAAGTCTTGATACGCTGGACAAACTAGGTGTGGATGTGACAGCTTTACCAAAACAAGTCGTGCCTAAATATTTATCCAAATATGAAGGTGACAAATATGAGAATGTCGGCGGTTTAAAAGAGCCGAACTTTGAAAAAATTGCAGAGTTAGATCCTGATTTGATCATTATCCAGAACCGTCAATCAGATGCATTCGATGAATTTTCTAAAATTGCTCCTACGATTTTGATGGATGTAGACACTGCCAACTATATGGAATCATTTAAAAAGAATGCCACGACGTTAGGGGAAATTTTTGATAAGGAAGACGAAGTCAAAAAAGAATTAGCAGCCATTGATCAAAAAGTAGATGCATTAAAGAAACAGGCAAAAGAGTTGAAACAGAATGGTTTAATGATCATGGCCAACGACAGTAAAATGACAGCCTTTGGTGCTAAGTCAAGATACGGACTCATCCATGATGTGTTTGGTATCACGCCGGCAGATCAAAAGCTTGAGCCATCTGACAAACACGGACAAAGCATTTCATATGAGTACATGGTCAAAACGAATCCGGATTACTTATTTGTCATTGATCGAGGCGCAGCGATCGGAGAAGAAACTTCTGCGAAACAGCTTGTTGAAAATGATTATGTGAAATCAGTCAAAGCGGTCAAAAACAACCATGTGGTGTATTTGAACTCTGACATGTGGTATTTATCTGGCGGCGGCCTTGAATCATTGACTGCCATGATTGATGAAGTAAAACAAGGAATTGACCAAAAATAA
- a CDS encoding ABC transporter ATP-binding protein has product MVVMKGVSKTYNGKTVLHKTTVSVKKGQLTSLIGPNGAGKSTLLSIMSRLIQPDTGAAYLQDKPYSAYPPQELAKKMSILKQANHMSVRLTVRELVSFGRFPYSQGHLTKEDEKMIDVSLQYMRLADIQHQYVDELSGGQRQRAFIAMVLAQDTDYIFLDEPLNNLDMNHSVEMMKLFQQLVKDLGKTIVVVLHDINFASVYSDHIVALKDGQVIKEGGVEEVIQTDALEQIYDMRIPIEVIHGERICLYFS; this is encoded by the coding sequence ATGGTCGTGATGAAGGGAGTCAGTAAGACATATAATGGAAAAACAGTGCTTCACAAAACAACTGTCAGTGTGAAAAAAGGACAGCTGACCTCTCTCATTGGTCCAAATGGTGCGGGTAAGAGCACGCTTTTGTCCATCATGAGCCGCTTGATTCAGCCAGACACAGGTGCAGCTTATTTACAGGACAAACCATATAGCGCGTATCCTCCGCAGGAGCTAGCGAAAAAGATGAGCATTTTAAAGCAGGCCAATCACATGAGTGTGCGCCTGACCGTACGGGAGCTTGTCAGCTTTGGCCGTTTTCCTTACTCACAGGGCCATCTGACAAAAGAAGATGAGAAGATGATCGATGTGTCCCTCCAATACATGAGGCTTGCCGATATCCAGCATCAATATGTAGATGAACTGAGCGGCGGACAAAGGCAAAGAGCCTTTATTGCGATGGTGCTGGCTCAGGATACGGATTATATTTTCTTAGATGAGCCTTTAAACAACTTGGATATGAATCATTCTGTTGAGATGATGAAGCTATTTCAGCAGCTCGTCAAAGATCTTGGGAAAACAATTGTTGTGGTTCTCCATGATATTAACTTTGCATCTGTGTATTCCGATCATATCGTCGCTTTAAAAGATGGACAGGTGATCAAAGAAGGTGGAGTAGAAGAAGTGATTCAAACAGATGCACTTGAACAAATTTATGACATGCGCATACCGATTGAAGTCATTCACGGTGAGCGTATTTGCTTATATTTTTCTTAA
- a CDS encoding TVP38/TMEM64 family protein, producing the protein MTSFLSLFTHENITSFFESYKAFGPIVAILLPLIEAFLPFLPLVAFAVANANAFGLWEGFLLTWIGASAGSILVFLLIRKFGQMRMLNFISRHPSIKKLMLWVEKRGFGPLFILLCFPFTPSAAVNVVAGLSRISFWQFSLAALSGKCVMLFIISFIGYDLSALVKNPLRSVFAVLVIALLWYVGKRVENRLNIRMSKREDKGGS; encoded by the coding sequence TTGACATCATTTCTTTCCCTATTTACTCATGAAAATATCACATCATTTTTTGAAAGCTACAAGGCCTTTGGACCGATTGTGGCCATACTGCTACCCTTAATAGAAGCATTTCTTCCGTTTTTACCACTCGTTGCGTTTGCTGTAGCGAATGCAAATGCATTTGGCCTTTGGGAAGGCTTTTTATTGACCTGGATTGGCGCAAGTGCAGGGTCTATTCTTGTCTTTTTGCTGATCAGAAAATTTGGACAGATGAGAATGCTCAACTTTATCAGTAGGCATCCTTCCATTAAAAAATTGATGCTTTGGGTGGAGAAGCGGGGGTTTGGTCCGTTATTTATTTTACTTTGCTTTCCTTTCACGCCCTCTGCTGCCGTCAATGTTGTAGCGGGTTTATCAAGAATTAGCTTTTGGCAATTCTCATTAGCTGCTTTATCTGGCAAGTGTGTCATGCTCTTTATCATTAGTTTTATTGGCTATGATCTTTCTGCTTTAGTTAAGAATCCGTTAAGAAGTGTTTTTGCGGTTCTAGTTATCGCGTTATTATGGTATGTTGGAAAGAGAGTAGAAAATAGGTTGAACATTCGAATGAGCAAGCGTGAGGACAAAGGAGGCTCTTAA
- a CDS encoding MFS transporter, giving the protein MIPASKEETAHLSIIPFIFVLFGLFMITTAVNLQVPLYTLYAEQAGYGKAATALVFAAYVFGLIPVLLFLGGISDRAGRKPVLLVALSFSLCATLLMIVHPTIQMLFAARLLQGVGLGLSVGTCTAYLIALYPEKSSWIPTFIALCSSVGFGGGALFTALLSFQRMSLAPLSYWIVLGLLILTIVGVFFFVPPVQGDSGKPMMNMPTFPKGTMPANAAIAIAWSVCGLVISVLPAQLKLNGYELWVGPALFLINMAGVLMQPFVRKMNSTVALFAGFICLPCGYGLLLFGANSGSILLVLAGTMLAGTACYGFTYLGGLQLIVERGKKEAARAVAGFYLFAYLGLGIPSVFIGLFADLYGTQMVLTVFFLVVLAACLILLISSVRQKQK; this is encoded by the coding sequence ATGATCCCTGCTTCTAAAGAAGAAACAGCACACCTATCCATCATTCCATTTATATTCGTTTTATTTGGTCTTTTTATGATTACGACCGCAGTGAATCTGCAAGTGCCCCTTTATACGTTGTATGCCGAACAAGCAGGGTACGGAAAGGCGGCTACAGCACTTGTATTTGCTGCATATGTCTTCGGACTGATTCCAGTCTTGCTTTTTCTTGGCGGCATATCTGATCGGGCTGGACGCAAACCGGTTTTATTGGTCGCGCTAAGCTTTTCGTTATGTGCTACCCTATTGATGATCGTGCACCCTACCATACAAATGCTCTTTGCAGCCCGGCTGCTGCAAGGGGTGGGGCTTGGTCTGAGTGTTGGCACATGCACCGCTTATTTGATTGCTTTATATCCAGAAAAATCAAGCTGGATTCCAACTTTTATTGCGTTATGCAGTTCGGTTGGCTTTGGGGGCGGTGCTCTTTTTACGGCACTGCTTTCTTTTCAGCGTATGTCGCTTGCGCCTCTTAGCTATTGGATTGTGCTGGGCCTTTTAATCCTAACCATCGTGGGTGTCTTCTTTTTCGTTCCGCCTGTACAAGGAGATTCAGGTAAACCGATGATGAACATGCCAACATTTCCAAAAGGAACAATGCCGGCGAATGCAGCGATTGCCATCGCGTGGTCGGTGTGCGGCCTCGTCATTTCGGTTTTGCCAGCACAGCTTAAATTGAATGGATATGAATTATGGGTAGGGCCGGCACTCTTTTTGATTAATATGGCAGGTGTCCTGATGCAGCCTTTTGTTCGCAAGATGAATAGCACAGTAGCGCTCTTTGCCGGGTTTATCTGTCTTCCATGCGGATACGGCCTTTTGCTATTTGGAGCAAATAGCGGGTCCATCCTTCTTGTGCTTGCCGGAACGATGCTTGCGGGTACTGCCTGCTATGGATTTACTTATTTAGGTGGTCTTCAGCTTATTGTCGAACGGGGGAAAAAGGAGGCAGCTAGAGCCGTTGCAGGGTTTTACTTGTTTGCCTATTTAGGCCTGGGTATTCCGAGTGTTTTTATCGGTCTTTTTGCTGATCTGTACGGGACCCAGATGGTGTTAACCGTCTTTTTCTTGGTCGTTTTGGCTGCTTGTCTCATCCTTTTGATCTCAAGTGTCAGACAGAAACAAAAGTGA